A genomic segment from Spinacia oleracea cultivar Varoflay chromosome 3, BTI_SOV_V1, whole genome shotgun sequence encodes:
- the LOC130469704 gene encoding uncharacterized protein, translating into MGINFGVWIAVCECRNTVWQLIGEILSNKNDKVVLLTDFNQVEYHNQKVGGSLNIPGKEDFMNWRNKWQLLEIPFHGLNYTWSNNRGENDCIYERLDRGYAREGWHNLYPEANIINLPILVSDHSPIILDTNSERRKKKRLCKIDSWCLSMEQPKGIIADAWRRHIEGSPMFRWSRKLQQVRYDLLKWCKNFQKDNNIIWDDIIENCDKSQKQIKMDEDMKQAKEIREDGLRSALIKLDYWRQRAKGKWVALGDSNTAFFFRCAKQRKTRNEIRLLQDNNGNWTSEPEVIKNSICDHFRNLFKVDEEGVPLVAFPDEIKRLIPKLSESKIRNLNYDISEGEFKQAIFQMGGLKAPRPDGIPAMFDKKEWDIVGKEVTQAVLPFFKTGYLLKEWNRTLITLIPKTDMVGPFQNAFVPKRYMGDNCLLAHEVMLYKEKEKGVRKICYSYS; encoded by the exons ATGGGAATTAATTTTGGTGTATGGATCGCCGTATGTGAATGTAGAAATACGGTTTGGCAGTTGATAGGGGAAATATTGAGCAATAAAAATGATAAAGTGGTGTTGTTAACAGATTTTAATCAAGTAGAATATCATAATCAAAAAGTGGGGGGCTCATTAAATATACCAGGGAAGGAAGACTTCATGAATTGGAGAAATAAATGGCAATTACTTGAAATACCCTTTCATGGTTTAAATTATACCTGGAGCAATAACAGGGGGGAAAATGATTGTATTTATGAAAGGCTTGACAGAGGATATGCTAGGGAGGGTTGGCACAACTTATACCCAGAAGCTAATATCATAAACCTTCCAATTCTTGTTTCTGATCATTCTCCCATTATTCTGGACACTAATTCTGAaaggagaaagaagaagaggctATGTAAGATTGATAGTTGGTGCTTGAGTATGGAACAACCAAAAGGGATTATTGCAGATGCTTGGAGAAGGCACATAGAAGGTTCCCCTATGTTTAGATGGTCAAGAAAGCTACAACAAGTAAGGTATGATCTACTCAAATGGTGTAAGAATTTCCAAAAggataataatataatttgggATGATATCATAGAAAATTGTGACAAATCGCAAAAACAGATTAAGATGGATGAAGACATGAAGCAGGCAAAGGAAATTCGAGAAGATGGTCTACGAAGTGCATTGATCAAACTTGATTATTGGAGGCAAAGAGCAAAAGGGAAGTGGGTTGCCCTGGGAGATAGTAATACTGCATTCTTTTTCCGATGTGCTAAACAAAGAAAGACACGAAATGAAATCAGGTTACTCCAAGACAATAATGGGAACTGGACTTCAGAACCAGAGGTGATCAAAAACTCTATTTGCGACCATTTTAGAAATCTCTTCAAGGTGGATGAGGAAGGAGTTCCTCTAGTGGCTTTCCCTGATGAAATTAAGAGGTTAATTCCGAAGTTAAGTGAAAGTAAAATAAGGAACTTGAATTATGATATTTCTGAAGGAGAGTTTAAGCAAGCAATCTTTCAAATGGGTGGTCTTAAAGCTCCAAGACCTGATGGTATTCCTGCTATGTTTGATAAAAAAGAATGGGATATAGTGGGTAAGGAGGTTACTCAAGCTGTTCTTCCTTTCTTCAAAACTGGATATCTGTTAAAGGAATGGAATAGAACACTAATAACCCTAATACCAAAAACA GATATGGTTGGTCCGTTCCAAAATGCTTTTGTGCCAAAGAGGTATATGGGAGACAATTGTCTACTGGCTCATGAAGTAATGTTATataaagagaaggaaaaaggggtTAGAAAGATTTGCTATTCTTATAGTTGA